In the genome of Dromiciops gliroides isolate mDroGli1 chromosome 1, mDroGli1.pri, whole genome shotgun sequence, the window ATGGGTCTCTTGGGGATATGATCTTCTTCCACTCATATAAGAACCCAGGACTGGTGTTGGACATTGTGGAAGGTGAGCTTTTCCCCTACCTCCTAGGGCCCAACAGTAGGGCCGGGTGGTGTGGCATGAAGGGGAAACCGAAACCATGGTATAAAGGGGATGATGGCATTGGGAAAACAAGGAGCCACTAGTAAAGCCTGATCTTTTGCCCAGATTTACGCCTCATCAATGCTCAAGCCATTTCTGCCAAGTGCACAGGCATGATCATCCTCGGGGGAGGCCTGGTGAAACACCACATTGCTAATGCTAACCTCATGGTAAGGGTGTCTTTCTCTTGGGGACTTTGTACTGTTTGATAATAATGCTCTGTCCTTCCATTTCAACCTGGAAAGTTCTTGCCCCTCACTGTTTGACTGTCTAGATGTTACTGTGAGTCTAAGAGTACTGTATAATGGTAAGTTTGTGACTTGGAGATAGGagggacctgggctcaaatccagcttctgacacttgTCCTGTGACAAGTGgataagtggggggcagctaggtggtgcagtggataaagcaccagccctggattcaggaggacctgagttcaaatctggcctcagacacttgacatttactagctgtgtgaaaccgGGCAAGTCATGCTGCTGTGAGGATTAAGAGATGATATTACCAAAGCACTAATTCGAGCTGTTGAGTGTCAGCTGCACCCACTCTCCCTCATCTCCCTTCAATCCAACAGAGGAACGGGGCCGATTATGCTGTCTATATCAACACGGCCCAGGAATTTGATGGCTCAGACTCAGGTGCAAGGCCAGATGAAGCTGTGTCCTGGGGCAAGATCCGAATGGATGCAAAGCCAGTTAAGGTGCATCTGGTCTCAGGCTGGGGTGTTGGGGGGTAGCCTTGGGCCTCTAGTTACTTAgttctccctttttttctaatttccttcCCCAGGTGTATGCTGATGCCTCTCTCGTCTTCCCTCTGCTTGTGGCAGAGACTTTTGCCCAGAAAATCAGTGCTTTCACTCCTGAGAAAAACAATGACTGAGCAGCTAGTTCTAACAAGGATCTGGAAGCTGGGGGTTCTGGGATCTGACCCCTCCTATTTATTGTCTCACAGTTAGTCTCCAGACATCCCCAACTTTCATTGTGCCCTGGTCAAGGTTAGCAAATACCTAGGCCTGAGTGAGATGCAGGTTTCTTTTGGGGCAGGTAATGGTACACATCCCTAAGGCCAATAAAGTCCATGCGTCCCATGCAGGTATGTCTGTGCTGCCCCTCAAGCCGGCAGGTCATCTTCTGCTACAAAAGATTCTTCTCGCCAGCACTGGACAGTGCCTTCTGAGGCAGTCAGCAGGCAGGGCTCAGTGGGGTGGAAGGCCAAGGACTGGACTACACCTCGGCCCACAGGCAGGGTCAGAGCCAGAGTGCCCTGTGACAAGAAAAGACTgcagtgaggagagagagggcagGTTCGGGCTTAGGGGAGGGCGGGGAGATGGGGACACTCACCTCTACCAGGTCCCAGAAGTAGACGCTTCCATCCTCAGAGGCACTGACCACATGGGTATCACGCTCGCTTAGGCAGCAATCCAACTTGTATTCACGATTCTTGTGCCCCATGTACCTGGGATGGGGAAACATCAGGCTGGCTCCTAAGAGATCGAGTTTTCCCCTCTTACTGTGAGGAACATGCACTTGAAGCTTTCCATAGGGTAGTCTCACTCTGCTTTATCTaatgctcttccttctctgtgCCTAGGCCTGGAATGTAGTTGTTTCTGTCTGGCTTTGTTGAAACCCCCCATCCTCATTCATTCCAGACCCAACCCAGGCATGCCCTCCAACTGTGTTAAGCTTTCCCAGACtcccctgggaaagtcatctcTGATTGGTGCCCCTCTCACCATCTTGTATTTTATAATTGTACACCCACATCCCCCATCATGGCTTTCTTTGGGTCAGTTTTCTGTGCCTGGAGAGCTTAATTGTACATGGACGCTTAATTGAAAGGCCGCCTGCCTGCTTTGTTGGCCTACTCACTCTCCAAGCAGCTCCCCTGTGTCTTTATCCAGGAGTCGAAGGGTGGAGTCAAGGCTGGAGATGAGTGTGCACTGGCCATCTTTGCTAAAGCACACACAAGTGATGGGACCTGCAAAGGGGTAGGCTCAAGCATTAATGTTCTCAGCTGTGCTCTCCCAAGCCCCTTGTGCCCATACTCACTTCCTACATAGTCTGCAGCCAGCTCTCCCATCCGAAGGTCATAGCGTCGTGACCGTCCATCCACAGAACTGGGGAGAAAGCAGTGAGAGGGCTTAGAAGTGTCAAGGCTCTGTCTGACCTCTGCTAGACacattcctcttcttctttccctctggtACTCACCCTGCTAGGATTTCATGGTCTGACAACTTTATACTGGATATACCATCTTTGGCTTCATCTAGGATCTGGACAGGGTCGGGGCGTCGTGACCGGCAGTCCCAGCATCGGACGCTGGAATCAATGGAACCTGTAGCCAGAACCCAGCTCCCAGTCAATGAAAAGAGGGCAGGACCTAGGCTCTTGAAGCTTCCCTATGCCCCCAGAACTCTTAACTTACCAGATACAATTACCGTGGCTTCTTCATTGAACTGCACACAATTCACCTTCTGTAAAGCCACCATGGGATGGGGTAGAGGAATGATTGGTCAATATGGGCTACTGTATGAGGCCACAAGGCCCAGCCAGAACCAAGCAAGGGTAGTTTAGGTTGTGGGATGGAGCAAAGGAATGATTTGGTTGGCTAGGGTTTCTTGGGAGAAGTGGCCCCTAAACTGGACTTTGAAGGCAAAGGAAGCATAGAGGGCTATGGTAGAATCATGGGTAAAGTCTGATTGCCAGGGCCTCACATCAAGTAGAGCATAGTTCAGGGTCTGGGGGACTACATTCAAAGGACTCgggttgggggtagggtgggagaCAGATTCTCTGGGATGGCAGGGCATGGGGCAACCTTGAATCCAGCCCCTGCCCCAGTCATTCTAATCTCTGTTCTTACCCCTGCATGGCCCCGGAATTTTCGGAGAATCTGGCCCGATGCCACATCCCAAAACAGAACAGCTCGGTCGCTTCCCCCAGAGCATAGGCGGCtgttgtcaaatgagctgggagGGTAGGGTGGGAGAATACAGGGATCGTTCAGGTACAGGAGGTGCCTATAGGaaagcctggggtgggggtgcagAAGCTGGAGAGAAGTCTGAGTGGGAGGCAGTTTACAGTTTGTGGGTACATAGATGAAGACAAGGCAGAAAAACATCTGGAACCAAAGGAGTTCTGCCAGGGGAACATCTTGGGAAGAACAGAGGCCAACAGGGGCAATCAGGGAGGGCCTCCAGGAGGTGGCAATGAAGCAGATGCTCAAAGGAAGAGGCACGTTCTGAGAACAACTTAagaagggatggggtggggtgggggctctCACCCTGCAGCGTCCAGCACCTCGGCCCCGTGGCCACTGTAGGTCCGAAGCAACGTCCCCCGCAGTGGGCTCCACAGGGAGAGGGACTTGTCACTGCCACAGGTCAGGCAGTATCGCCCATCAACTGCAGGGAAAGGGAGACCTCGAGCCCTCTCCactctccctgcctccttccccaccttccctctcttctctccctctcgccttccctctctccctcccgcctttcctctctccacactccctcccttcttctctccactcccccgccccctcctcccttcctttcctcccccccccctcctctcccgCCCCTCCTCCatgtccttttcttcccctcctcgccatccttcctccccatcttcccttcccggGTAGGGAAAGCACGGACCATTGAAGCGCACGGCCCGCACGGCTCCCTGGCGGCATGGCAGGCTCCGTACGGACTTCCGAGGCAGCTCTGGCTTCGTTGGTCTCGGCTCTGGGAACGCCATGTTCGCGGCGGTAACTGGAACGGAAGCGTTCGAGTCTGTAGTGCTACACCTTAGAGGTTCCCCCACGCTTCGGTAGTTGTATGGTACCGGAAGTGCCGGCGGAGGGAGCGGAAGGGGCGGGGTCAGGACCGGTGGTTCGCGTGTCTTCTTTCCTACCCTCCAGCTGCACACCCCGCCCCTTCCCGGCCCGGCAATGTCCGCGAACAACATGTCGGACCCCCGGCGTCCCAACAAGGTGCTCAGGTGAGTATCTGACCCCGCTTCTGCCTCCAAACTCAGAGATTTCCTGACTGTGAAGCCCATTCCATAACTGCAATCTGCACTTAGAGATCCTAGGAGGAAAAGCTATTTCCCTAGACTCCCCAGCCTGCGCTTAGAGATCCTTACCTGGGAAAGCTGGTTATGTGTCTATCCTGTGCTTGGAGATCTGGAGAGGGAAAGTGATTCCTTGTGTTTCCCTACCGAGAGCTTGGGACAGGAAAGCCTATTCGTTGGGCTTGGAGACGGGCTGGCAAAGCCCTTTTCTGTGTCACCTTCGTGTTCCCAGGTACAAGCCACCTGCCACGGAGAACAACCCGGCCCTGGAGGATCCCACTCCGGACTACATGAACCTGCTGGGAATGATCTTCAGCATGTGCGGCCTCATGCTCAAGGTGCAGCCCTAGAACGGGATGGGGAGGGTCTCTGAGGAGGCACCCTGGGTGAGAATACATGCCCCTGGGTTGAGGATTCAGGCCTCCGTTTGAAGGGATCCTGGGGTTCCTGGTCAAAGGAGGAAAGGACTCCATCCCAGCCTGATTCTGGCTTTCTTCTCGAACCCAGTTGAAGTGGTGTGCCTGGATTGCTGTCTACTGTTCCTTCATCAGCTTTGCCAACTCTCGAAGCTCTGAAGATACCAAGCAGATGATGAGCAGCTTCATGTAAGTCCTGGTGATTGGGCAAAGTCCTAGGGAGGGCCCTGGTGTTGAGAAGGAGAGGCAGTATCCTtgatctcccccacccctttccccccACCTGTCAAAGGATTGAAAGAGCCCCAGTTCTTCCTGGGCTGTTTGTAgccccaacctcactctctttcctcccaCCCAGGCTCTCCATTTCTGCTGTGGTGATGTCCTACCTCCAGAACCCCCAGCCCATGACACCCCCGTGGTAGACACCATCTCCTAGCTCTTCAGCCCGGACCTCAGGAGCTTACGGCTTTTACTATTGGTTCCTGggccagaaaaaaggaaaaaaaaccctagaaactGTTTCATTCCTCACTTCTATGTTCACTTCCCAGCCTCTGATCCAAGTCTGGGGCCTCAGATTGTGAGTTCACGGTGGAACGTCCCCACTCTGACCTTACCTCCGCTGAAGGATTGTCTGTTCTTGGGCCTTGGCCCTGTCAGTGTCCTCCAgccccaaattcctctccagctTTTCTGCCCGCAACACCCTGGGCAGAGGAGGATTCTGCACCTGTCTGGCTCCTCGTCACATTGTCTATCCTTCCTTCTGGGCCAGAGTCCTTCCCAGGAGGCCGAGACTGGGCACTGACGCCTTCGGGCCGGGGCAGGCCGGGCTGGGGGTGCGGGTGCGAGTTTGGGGCTCTATCGCTTGTAACTACTTGTAGCAACCAATACAGATGGATGTGTAAGAAAGTTTCTCTCGGCTCTGCTTATTCTCCGCCTCTCCTCTCGGGCCCCGCCTCTCCCTCCCCCCGATTGGTTGGTCGGGTAACGGGCCCGCCCCCCTCGCGGGCCATTGGCCGGGCATCGGTTCCGGGGTCCGGTTCCGACTGAAGAAGGGTTAAAGGACCAGGCGGCTCTGCTGCCGGACGAGTTGCGGCCGTGCTGGGGCCGGAGCTGGGCCACTGAGACTGCGGCTGCGGCTGCCCACGGGGAGGAGAGCGATGGCCGCGGGCTGCTGGGCTCGGGCTCCGGGGCTCACGCTGCGGCTGCTGCTcctggtggcggcggcggcgctgTGCCCGGGGGCCGGGGCGAAAGACGGCCGCTGCGACTACTATGAGGTGAGAGGCCGGGCAGCGTTCGGCCGGGGCCAAGCCGGGGCCAAGCCGGGGCCGCCCGTCCTCGTGCTGTccttcccctccccgccccccccccccccgcaatgacCCAGCCTGgctggggagaaaaggggaagtgacccagggtggggggaggatggcGCGGCTGCACCCCAACACTTCATGTTTGCTGGGTACACCTTGCCTTCTCT includes:
- the WDR83OS gene encoding PAT complex subunit Asterix; its protein translation is MSANNMSDPRRPNKVLRYKPPATENNPALEDPTPDYMNLLGMIFSMCGLMLKLKWCAWIAVYCSFISFANSRSSEDTKQMMSSFMLSISAVVMSYLQNPQPMTPPW
- the WDR83 gene encoding WD repeat domain-containing protein 83 isoform X2 — protein: MAFPEPRPTKPELPRKSVRSLPCRQGAVRAVRFNVDGRYCLTCGSDKSLSLWSPLRGTLLRTYSGHGAEVLDAAGSFDNSRLCSGGSDRAVLFWDVASGQILRKFRGHAGKVNCVQFNEEATVIVSGSIDSSVRCWDCRSRRPDPVQILDEAKDGISSIKLSDHEILAGSVDGRSRRYDLRMGELAADYVGSPITCVCFSKDGQCTLISSLDSTLRLLDKDTGELLGEYMGHKNREYKLDCCLSERDTHVVSASEDGSVYFWDLVEGTLALTLPVGRGVVQSLAFHPTEPCLLTASEGTVQCWREESFVAEDDLPA
- the DHPS gene encoding deoxyhypusine synthase isoform X5, which produces MPILDQMVLEQNTEGVKWTPSKMIARLGKEINNPESVYYWAQKNNIPVLSPALTDGSLGDMIFFHSYKNPGLVLDIVEDLRLINAQAISAKCTGMIILGGGLVKHHIANANLMRNGADYAVYINTAQEFDGSDSGARPDEAVSWGKIRMDAKPVKVYADASLVFPLLVAETFAQKISAFTPEKNND
- the WDR83 gene encoding WD repeat domain-containing protein 83 isoform X1; the protein is MAFPEPRPTKPELPRKSVRSLPCRQGAVRAVRFNVDGRYCLTCGSDKSLSLWSPLRGTLLRTYSGHGAEVLDAAGSFDNSRLCSGGSDRAVLFWDVASGQILRKFRGHAGKVNCVQFNEEATVIVSGSIDSSVRCWDCRSRRPDPVQILDEAKDGISSIKLSDHEILAGSVDGRSRRYDLRMGELAADYVGSEYGHKGLGRAQLRTLMLEPTPLQVPSLVCALAKMASAHSSPALTPPFDSWIKTQGSCLERASLMFPHPRYMGHKNREYKLDCCLSERDTHVVSASEDGSVYFWDLVEGTLALTLPVGRGVVQSLAFHPTEPCLLTASEGTVQCWREESFVAEDDLPA